A genomic segment from Corylus avellana chromosome ca5, CavTom2PMs-1.0 encodes:
- the LOC132180300 gene encoding uncharacterized protein LOC132180300 gives MSVEVLDAATIFNFVEDEEAFNVSIRDRFARLDTDHDGLLCYAEMLKELQSLRVFETHFGIDVKPDPDELARLYDSLFMQFDHDSNGAVDLEEFKEETKKMMLAMANDMGFLPVQMALEEDSFLKKAVERESKIQVP, from the coding sequence ATGAGTGTAGAAGTATTGGATGCTGCCACCATCTTCAACTTCGTGGAGGATGAAGAAGCATTCAATGTCTCAATACGTGACCGTTTTGCTCGCCTTGACACGGATCACGATGGTCTTCTCTGCTATGCAGAGATGTTGAAGGAGCTGCAGAGTCTGAGGGTCTTTGAGACCCACTTTGGGATAGACGTGAAGCCTGACCCAGATGAGCTTGCTCGTCTCTATGATTCCCTGTTCATGCAGTTCGATCATGACTCCAATGGGGCAGTTGATCTGGAGGAGTTCAAGGAGGAAACCAAGAAGATGATGCTCGCCATGGCTAATGACATGGGCTTCTTGCCGGTTCAGATGGCCCTCGAAGAGGATAGCTTCCTCAAGAAAGCTGTTGAACGTGAGTCCAAAATTCAAGTTCCCTAG
- the LOC132180707 gene encoding uncharacterized protein LOC132180707, which produces MSVEVLDAATIFNFVEDEEAFNVSIRDRFARLDTDHDGLLCYAEMLKELQSLRVFETHFGIDVKPDPDELARLYDSLFMQFDHDSNGAVDLEEFKEETKKMMLAMANDMGFLPVQMALEEDSFLKKAVERESKRLPVQVP; this is translated from the coding sequence ATGAGTGTAGAAGTATTGGATGCTGCCACCATCTTCAACTTCGTGGAGGATGAAGAAGCATTCAATGTCTCAATACGTGACCGTTTTGCTCGCCTTGACACGGATCACGATGGTCTTCTCTGCTATGCAGAGATGTTGAAGGAGCTGCAGAGTCTGAGGGTCTTTGAGACCCACTTTGGGATAGACGTGAAGCCTGACCCAGATGAGCTTGCTCGTCTCTATGATTCCCTGTTCATGCAGTTCGATCATGACTCCAATGGGGCAGTTGATCTGGAGGAGTTCAAGGAGGAAACCAAGAAGATGATGCTCGCCATGGCTAATGACATGGGCTTCTTGCCGGTTCAGATGGCCCTCGAAGAGGATAGCTTCCTCAAGAAAGCTGTTGAACGTGAGTCCAAAAGGCTGCCTGTTCAAGTTCCCTAG
- the LOC132180704 gene encoding transcription initiation factor TFIID subunit 6-like, with translation MLILPNLEPYMRLLEPEMLLEKQKNEMKRHEAWRVYGALLHATGQCIYDRLKIFSPLPSLSARAVWRTNARVITTPPNKRKGSMEHLEEQPPHKKIASDGPILAASTNSSPSHMEEEAVVPPAPLIDSNAGPSSSSSSRQPTNDINLDGRGRRDKGGSQALNRSAVLSRIWKNDLDSGRLLVLLFELFGEGILSFIPAPEMSMFL, from the exons ATGCTAATACTGCCAAATCTTGAGCCATATATGCGACTTCTTGAACCAGAGATGCTTCTTGAGAAGCAAAAGAATGAGATGAAGAGGCATGAGGCTTGGCGTGTTTATGGAGCCCTGCTG CATGCAACAGGTCAATGTATATATGATCGGCTCAAGATATTCTCACCTCTGCCATCCCTGTCAGCACGTGCAGTATGGAGGACCAATGCAAGGGTTATTACCACCCCACCAA ATAAACGCAAGGGGAGCATGGAACACTTGGAAGAGCAGCCACCGCACAAGAAAATAGCCAGTGATGGTCCAATTCTTGCTGCATCAACCAATTCCTCGCCATCTCACATGGAAGAGGAAGCTGTGGTTCCACCAGCTCCCTTGATTGATTCTAATGCAGGCCCATCATCATCCTCCTCCTCTAGACAACCGACTAATGACATAAATTTGGATGGCAGAGGTAGGAGAGACAAGGGTGGTAGTCAAGCTCTGAATAGGTCAGCTGTCCTCTCTCGGATATGGAAAAATGACTTGGATTCTGGGCGTCTCCTGGTATTGCTGTTTGAGCTGTTTGGTGAAGGCATTTTATCCTTCATTCCAGCTCCCGAGATGTCTATGTTCTTATGA
- the LOC132183106 gene encoding transcription initiation factor TFIID subunit 6-like, whose amino-acid sequence MLILPNLEPYMRLLEPEMLLEKQKNEMKRHEAWRVYGALLHATGQCIYNRLKIFSPLPSLSARAVWRTNARVITTPPNKRKGSMEHLEEQPPHKKIAPDGPILAVSTNSSPSHMDEEALVPPVPLIDSNAGPSSSSSSRQPTNDINLDGRGRRDKGGSQALNRSAVLSQIWKNDLDSGRLLVLLFELFGEGILSFIPAPEMSMFL is encoded by the exons ATGCTAATACTGCCAAATCTTGAGCCATATATGCGACTTCTTGAACCAGAGATGCTTCTTGAGAAGCAAAAGAATGAGATGAAGAGGCATGAGGCTTGGCGTGTTTATGGAGCCCTGCTG CATGCAACAGGTCAATGTATATATAATCGGCTCAAGATATTCTCTCCTCTGCCATCCTTATCAGCACGTGCAGTATGGAGGACCAATGCAAGGGTTATTACCACCCCACCAA ATAAACGCAAGGGGAGCATGGAACACTTGGAAGAGCAGCCGCCGCACAAGAAAATAGCCCCTGATGGTCCAATTCTTGCTGTGTCAACCAATTCCTCGCCATCTCACATGGACGAGGAAGCTCTGGTTCCACCAGTTCCCTTGATTGATTCTAATGCAGGCCCATCATCATCCTCCTCCTCTAGACAACCGACTAATGACATAAATTTGGATGGCAGAGGTAGGAGAGACAAGGGTGGTAGTCAAGCTCTGAATAGGTCAGCTGTCCTCTCTCAGATATGGAAAAATGACTTGGATTCTGGGCGTCTCCTGGTATTGCTGTTTGAGCTGTTTGGTGAAGGCATTTTATCCTTCATTCCAGCTCCCGAGATGTCTATGTTCTTGTGA
- the LOC132180709 gene encoding uncharacterized protein LOC132180709 encodes MSVEVLDAATIFNFVEDEEAFNVSIRDRFARLDTDHDGLLCYAEMLKELQSLRVFETHFGIDVKPDPDELARLYNSLFMQFDHDSNGAVDLEEFKEETKKMMLAMANDMGFLPVQMALEEDSFLKKAVERESKRLPVQVP; translated from the coding sequence ATGAGTGTAGAAGTATTGGATGCTGCCACCATCTTCAACTTCGTGGAGGATGAAGAAGCATTCAATGTCTCAATACGAGACCGTTTTGCTCGCCTTGACACAGACCACGATGGTCTTCTCTGCTATGCAGAGATGTTGAAGGAGCTGCAGAGTCTGAGGGTCTTTGAGACCCACTTTGGGATAGACGTGAAGCCTGACCCAGATGAGCTTGCTCGTCTCTATAATTCCCTGTTCATGCAGTTCGATCATGACTCCAATGGGGCAGTTGATCTGGAGGAGTTCAAGGAGGAAACCAAGAAGATGATGCTCGCCATGGCTAATGACATGGGCTTCTTGCCGGTTCAGATGGCCCTCGAAGAGGATAGCTTCCTCAAGAAAGCTGTTGAACGTGAGTCCAAAAGGTTGCCTGTTCAAGTTCCCTAG
- the LOC132183322 gene encoding uncharacterized protein LOC132183322, giving the protein MSVEVLDAATIFNFVEDEEAFNVSIRDRFARLDTDHDGLLCYAEMLKELQSLRVFETHFGIDVKPDPDELARLYDSLFMRFDHDSNGAVDLEEFKEETKKMMLAMANDMGFLPVQMALEEDSFLKKAVERESKSLPVQVP; this is encoded by the coding sequence ATGAGTGTAGAAGTATTGGATGCTGCCACCATCTTCAACTTCGTGGAGGATGAAGAAGCATTCAATGTCTCAATACGTGACCGTTTTGCTCGCCTTGACACAGACCACGATGGTCTTCTCTGCTATGCTGAGATGTTGAAGGAGCTGCAGAGTCTGAGGGTCTTTGAGACCCACTTTGGGATAGACGTGAAGCCTGACCCAGATGAGCTTGCTCGTCTCTATGATTCCCTGTTCATGCGGTTCGATCATGACTCCAATGGGGCAGTTGATCTGGAGGAGTTCAAGGAGGAAACCAAGAAGATGATGCTCGCCATGGCTAATGACATGGGCTTCTTGCCAGTTCAGATGGCCCTCGAAGAGGATAGCTTCCTCAAGAAAGCTGTTGAACGTGAGTCCAAAAGCCTGCCTGTTCAAGTTCCCTAG
- the LOC132180708 gene encoding transcription initiation factor TFIID subunit 6-like — protein sequence MQLDPGKACPDRVRMLILPNLEPYMRLLEPEMLLEKQKNEMKRHEARRFYGSLLHATGQCIFDRLKIFSPLPSLSSRAVWRTNARVITTPPNKRKGSMEHLEEQPPHKKIAPDGPILAASTNSSPSHMEEEAVVPPAPLIDSNAGPSSSSSSSRQPTNDINLDGRGSRDKGDNQALNRSAVLSQIWKNDLDSGRLLVLLFEMFGEGILSFIPTPKMSMFLLPFVQRSALP from the exons ATGCAGCTGGACCCGGGGAAGGCTTGTCCGGACAGG GTTCGCATGTTAATACTGCCAAATCTTGAGCCATATATGCGACTTCTTGAACCAGAGATGCTTCTTGAGAAGCAAAAGAATGAGATGAAGAGGCATGAGGCTCGGCGTTTTTATGGATCCCTGCTA CATGCAACAGGTCAATGTATATTTGATCGGCTCAAGATATTCTCACCTCTGCCATCCCTGTCATCACGTGCAGTATGGAGGACCAATGCAAGGGTTATTACCACCCCACCCA ATAAACGCAAGGGGAGCATGGAACACTTGGAAGAGCAGCCGCCGCACAAGAAAATTGCCCCTGATGGTCCAATTCTTGCTGCGTCAACCAATTCCTCGCCATCTCACATGGAAGAGGAAGCTGTGGTTCCACCAGCACCCTTGATTGATTCTAATGCAggcccatcatcatcatcatcatcctccaGACAACCGACTAATGACATAAATTTGGATGGCAGAGGTAGCAGAGACAAGGGTGATAATCAAGCTCTGAATAGGTCAGCTGTCCTCTCTCAGATATGGAAAAATGACTTGGATTCTGGGCGTCTCCTGGTATTGCTGTTTGAGATGTTTGGTGAAGGCATTTTATCCTTCATTCCAACTCCCAAGATGTCTATGTTCTTATTACCATTTGTACAAAGATCTGCACTTCCATAG
- the LOC132180357 gene encoding uncharacterized protein LOC132180357 yields MSVEVLDAATIFNFLEDEEAFNVSIRDRFARLDTDHDGLLCYAEMLKELQSLRVFETHFGIDVKPDPDELARLYDSLFMQFDHDSNGAVDLEEFKEETKKMMLAMANDMGFLPVQMALEEDSFLKKAVERESKIQVP; encoded by the coding sequence ATGAGTGTAGAAGTATTGGATGCTGCCACCATCTTCAACTTCTTGGAGGATGAAGAAGCATTCAATGTCTCAATACGTGACCGTTTTGCTCGCCTTGACACGGATCACGATGGTCTTCTCTGCTATGCAGAGATGTTGAAGGAGCTGCAGAGTCTGAGGGTCTTTGAGACCCACTTTGGGATAGACGTGAAGCCTGACCCAGATGAGCTTGCTCGTCTCTATGATTCCCTGTTCATGCAGTTCGATCATGACTCCAATGGGGCAGTTGATCTGGAGGAGTTCAAGGAGGAAACCAAGAAGATGATGCTAGCCATGGCTAATGACATGGGCTTCTTGCCGGTTCAGATGGCCCTCGAAGAGGATAGCTTCCTCAAGAAAGCTGTTGAACGTGAGTCCAAAATTCAAGTTCCCTAG